Proteins from a genomic interval of Pecten maximus chromosome 13, xPecMax1.1, whole genome shotgun sequence:
- the LOC117341361 gene encoding IgGFc-binding protein-like, producing the protein MTGTWTYLVVLLVIWTSSKYSAAIRCLSCNDVIQPRHCSVIKHCPDGDSCVTEAYRNENGEYLFNLGCMSAQRCALINTTRSAGTIGKDVQSLCTDCCHGDLCNAAGCRTEGFPSRRGPVCLDCQQSRDPSTCDVITVCLEGELCHVEETHQFGDVFYKTGCLRNFECAIPPVYNPVEVGRRAIRRRSCFFCCQDDLCNTKCTNTSSHPQTCEDKSPDCAFYSNHLHICNDVDAAKRMGCYKTCNLCGVTAITSGLSTVSSTPMHQGNVMTSTVPLTITTTIPTTIPTTVHLAPSTRVTTTQAPPSHGFTGKEYFIMFMENFSYIYSLTKLFGIMTVSSPNTEIQVITHDSSTSNIVSGPVYNINIDANMTMRRNGKTTKGIIVASNTTTSVTAFNINNLGLMEGFHVLPIEALGTSYIVGTLKPLNLTGSSFAVGAPHDNTVVNITLSTSAVSVPGQYHRDGDTITVVLDKLDTFYIEAKAGHDDLTGTRIESDKPVAVISGNLCSNGEQKCNHLVEYLPPVSKWGSKFMVPPIAGSNSGIIRIMASVNDTSVHVSATDFNKTYTVSNFIDVDMNTSLPYAISSDKPILVLLFPVAASIAMTIVPSIDQFSHESVLVAPPTGDPMPFQNYLVISIRVSDMSGLEIHSSDGGDLPLVASTNFPDIDGEMFSFMTVSCNKNQTCSVQHTNKNAVFSVIVYGRTATEMYAYPANIML; encoded by the exons ATGACGG GTACCTGGACTTATCTGGTCGTCCTCCTGGTGATCTGGACTAGCTCAAAAT ATTCTGCTGCCATACGATGTTTGAGCtgtaatgacgtcatacaacCACGTCACTGTTCCGTTATCAAACACTGCCCGGATGGAGAT AGTTGTGTGACTGAGGCCTACCGAAATGAGAACGGAGAATACCTATTCAACCTCGGCTGTATGTCTGCACAG AGGTGTGCATTGATCAACACTACCCGGAGTGCTGGTACAATCGGGAAAGACGTCCAGTCGTTGTGTACAGACTGTTGCCATGGTGACCTGTGTAACGCTGCCGGATGTAGGACGGAGG GATTTCCAAGTCGAAGAGGACCAGTATGTTTAGATTGCCAACAGTCACGTGATCCGTCTACCTGTGACGTCATTACAGTTTGTCTCGAGGGCGAG CTTTGTCATGTTGAGGAAACACACCAATTTGGAGATGTATTTTATAAAACGGGCTGTCTGCGGAATTTT GAATGCGCTATTCCGCCTGTATATAACCCCGTGGAGGTAGGTAGAAGGGCTATTCGACGTCGTAGCTGTTTCTTCTGCTGTCAGGATGACCTTTGTAACACCAAAT GCACCAATACTTCGTCCCATCCTCAAACATGCGAAGATAAGTCTCCAGATTGTGCCTTCTATAGCAACCATCTACATATATGTAACGATGTAGATGCGGCCAAAAGGATGGGATGTTACAAAACATGCAATTTGTGTGGTG TCACTGCAATCACATCAGGATTATCAACTGTATCCTCTACACCAATGCATCAGG GTAATGTCATGACATCGACTGTACCATTAACTATTACGACAACAATACCGACAACAATACCGACAACAGTACACCTTG CTCCATCGACGAGGGTGACGACAACGCAGGCGCCTCCAAGCCATG GTTTCACAGGAAAGGAGTATTTCATTATGTTCATGGAGAATTTCTCATATATTTACTCCCTCACCAAACTGTTTGGAATTATGACGGTTTCGTCGccaaatacagaaatacaagtGATCACTCATGATAGTTCGACGTCAAATATCGTCTCCGGTCCCGTCTACAATATCAACATAGATGCCAATATGACAATGAGGAGGAATGGCAAGACAACCAAAGGGATTATTGTAGCTtcaaatactaccacatccGTTACAGCATTCAATATAAATAACCTGGGTCTAATGGAAGGCTTTCACGTCTTACCGATCGAGGCACTTGGAACGTCTTATATCGTTGGAACACTGAAACCACTAAACCTGACCGGATCTTCATTTGCTGTAGGAGCGCCGCACGACAACACAGTGGTCAATATTACACTAAGCACATCCGCTGTGTCTGTACCTGGTCAGTATCACAGAGATGGGGATACAATTACTGTCGTTCTGGACAAACTGGACACTTTTTATATAGAGGCGAAGGCTGGTCATGATGACCTGACAGGTACGCGTATCGAGAGTGATAAACCTGTAGCCGTGATTTCGGGTAATCTGTGTTCGAATGGAGAACAAAAGTGTAATCATCTTGTGGAGTATCTACCTCCTGTGTCCAAATGGGGGTCAAAATTCATGGTCCCGCCGATTGCTGGTAGTAATAGTGGCATCATAAGGATAATGGCATCAGTGAACGACACGAGTGTGCATGTTTCTGCTacagatttcaacaaaacatataCAGTCTCAAATTTTATCGATGTAGACATGAACACTTCGTTGCCTTACGCCATATCTAGTGATAAACCTATACTAGTTCTGTTGTTTCCTGTGGCAGCATCTATCGCGATGACAATAGTTCCTTCTATCGACCAATTCTCACACGAATCTGTGTTGGTAGCGCCCCCTACTGGAGACCCGATGCCCTTTCAGAACTACCTTGTAATCAGTATACGTGTTTCTGATATGTCCGGTCTAGAGATCCACTCATCTGACGGAGGAGACCTACCTCTTGTTGCCAGCACGAATTTTCCGGATATTGACGGCGAGATGTTTAGTTTCATGACAGTTTCATGTAACAAAAACCAGACGTGTTCTGTCCAGCATACAAACAAGAACGCAGTGTTTAGTGTTATTGTGTATGGTAGAACAGCAACGGAAATGTATGCATATCCCGCAAATATCATGTTGTGA